In Leifsonia sp. ZF2019, a genomic segment contains:
- a CDS encoding gamma-glutamyl-gamma-aminobutyrate hydrolase family protein, with protein sequence MTGPIIAVTVWRRAVPTVLGARTDLYTLGGEYADSVQAAGGIPVLVPDVVEPDAVALLQRVDGLLLSGGQDVASGPRDATESALLGEAQRLGMPVFGICRGLQVLNVHRGGTLVDDLPHTPDHPAVGRGEERLSRHRIVDAAGWVADSLPDDGIVNSIHHQAIDRLGAGLSIAARADDGTVEAVAGTDASRFLRAVQWHPEKMPGPDGRAHATRLLAPFIAAADSYRRRPAAIQQRKEFV encoded by the coding sequence ATGACCGGGCCGATCATCGCCGTCACGGTCTGGCGCCGGGCCGTGCCGACCGTCCTCGGCGCCCGGACGGACCTGTACACGCTGGGCGGCGAGTACGCCGACAGCGTCCAGGCCGCCGGCGGCATCCCCGTGCTCGTTCCCGATGTCGTCGAGCCGGACGCCGTCGCGCTCCTCCAGCGCGTCGACGGCCTGCTGCTGTCCGGAGGCCAGGACGTCGCGTCCGGCCCGCGGGATGCCACCGAGTCGGCGCTCCTCGGGGAGGCCCAGCGGCTCGGGATGCCCGTCTTCGGCATCTGTCGCGGCCTCCAGGTCCTCAACGTCCACCGCGGCGGCACGCTCGTCGACGACCTCCCGCACACCCCGGACCACCCCGCTGTCGGGCGCGGGGAGGAGCGGCTCAGCCGGCACCGGATCGTGGACGCTGCCGGCTGGGTCGCGGATTCCCTCCCCGACGACGGCATCGTGAACTCGATCCATCACCAGGCGATCGATCGTCTGGGCGCCGGTCTGTCCATCGCCGCCCGTGCCGACGACGGGACCGTCGAGGCGGTCGCCGGCACGGACGCCTCACGTTTCCTCCGCGCGGTCCAGTGGCACCCGGAGAAGATGCCGGGTCCGGACGGGCGCGCGCACGCGACGCGCCTGCTCGCGCCCTTCATCGCGGCGGCCGATTCCTATCGCCGACGCCCCGCTGCCATCCAACAGAGAAAGGAGTTCGTGTGA
- a CDS encoding aldehyde dehydrogenase family protein, with amino-acid sequence MRDTWQDEAENLEWDTAPLIGGRRLLSDAAAGFDLVSPRDGAVLATVADGVASDVDAAVRSARAAFDGGAWSRCAAVERGRTLVRFGDLVEANARELALRISLEMGKPVQDALGVELRAVAQCLRWYGQLADKLSDEAPQATPDALALVTREPAGVVGAVVPWNFPLTMTAWKLGPALVAGNSVVLKPAEQTSVSALRLAELALEAGLPAGVLNVVPGRGDTVGEALGRHPGVDVLTFTGSVGVGRRFLLYSAESNGKRVWPELGGKSASVVLSDADVEAAGRTSAWGAFYNQGQMCSASSRMVVLRDVHDAAVEAAIAQAVAMAPADPLAGDAPSGAVVSERQLERILGFVDRALADGAVLAAGSASRYDIGTGKGSYVAPIVLTGVRPEMEIAQAEVFGPVLSVLAVDSVDEAVAVANGTPFGLGAGLWTRDLSAAHRVSRCLRAGTVWVNCYEEGDMSMPFGGVGDSGFGRDKGAHAVDKYTDVKSTWIELGA; translated from the coding sequence ATGCGCGACACCTGGCAGGATGAGGCGGAGAACCTGGAGTGGGACACCGCGCCGCTCATCGGCGGCCGCCGGCTCCTCTCCGACGCCGCCGCCGGGTTCGACCTCGTCAGCCCGCGCGACGGAGCGGTGCTCGCGACCGTCGCCGACGGCGTCGCCTCGGACGTGGATGCCGCGGTGCGTTCCGCGCGCGCCGCGTTCGACGGTGGCGCATGGTCCCGCTGCGCTGCCGTCGAACGCGGACGCACGCTGGTCCGGTTCGGCGACCTCGTCGAAGCCAACGCCCGAGAGCTCGCCCTGCGCATCTCGCTCGAGATGGGGAAGCCCGTCCAGGATGCCCTCGGAGTCGAGCTGCGGGCGGTGGCACAGTGCCTGCGGTGGTACGGACAGCTCGCCGACAAGCTGTCGGACGAGGCCCCCCAAGCGACCCCCGACGCCCTCGCCCTGGTGACGCGCGAGCCGGCCGGGGTGGTCGGAGCCGTCGTGCCGTGGAACTTCCCACTGACGATGACCGCCTGGAAGCTCGGCCCCGCGCTCGTCGCGGGCAACAGTGTCGTGCTGAAGCCGGCCGAGCAGACCAGCGTCTCCGCCCTGCGTCTCGCCGAGCTGGCGCTCGAGGCGGGACTGCCCGCGGGCGTGCTCAACGTGGTACCGGGCCGCGGGGACACGGTCGGCGAGGCTCTCGGTCGTCATCCCGGCGTCGACGTCCTGACGTTCACCGGCTCCGTCGGGGTCGGACGCCGCTTCCTCCTCTACTCGGCGGAGTCGAACGGCAAGCGGGTGTGGCCCGAGCTCGGCGGCAAGTCGGCCTCGGTCGTCCTGAGCGACGCCGACGTGGAGGCGGCCGGCCGCACCAGCGCCTGGGGTGCGTTCTACAACCAGGGTCAGATGTGCAGCGCGTCGTCGCGCATGGTGGTCCTGCGGGACGTGCACGACGCGGCCGTGGAGGCGGCCATCGCCCAGGCGGTCGCGATGGCGCCGGCCGACCCGCTGGCGGGGGACGCCCCGAGCGGGGCCGTCGTCAGCGAACGGCAGCTCGAGCGCATCCTGGGCTTCGTCGACCGGGCGCTCGCCGACGGCGCCGTTCTCGCGGCCGGGAGCGCCTCCCGCTACGACATCGGCACGGGGAAGGGCAGCTACGTCGCCCCGATCGTGCTCACCGGCGTACGGCCCGAGATGGAGATCGCCCAGGCGGAGGTGTTCGGACCGGTGCTCTCCGTCCTCGCGGTCGACAGCGTCGACGAGGCGGTCGCTGTCGCCAACGGCACGCCCTTCGGCCTCGGAGCCGGTCTCTGGACCCGCGACCTCTCCGCGGCCCACCGCGTGTCCCGTTGTCTCCGCGCGGGGACCGTCTGGGTCAACTGCTACGAGGAGGGCGACATGTCGATGCCCTTCGGCGGCGTGGGGGACAGCGGATTCGGCCGGGACAAGGGCGCCCACGCCGTCGACAAGTACACGGACGTGAAGAGCACGTGGATCGAGCTGGGCGCATGA
- a CDS encoding Lrp/AsnC family transcriptional regulator, with product MAISTDFDELDSRIAAALQANGRASWGLIATVLDAPVRTVARRGQRLLDVGAVRVSTYLDTTMVGDARPLVIQIGTRPGHAVAVARALATRTDASSVSVLESGADVICQLMPRTPEDSARLVVEDLPELDHLVSVRVGTVLKYFRSGFDWTAIPLPPAVLAHLRNGVSDTPRAGGRMVLSADDDRLVAVLAEDGRATASDVADRIGVTPPTVKRRLDALLGAGVLHVRTEISPALHGLRVEALTWLQVSPDRVEEVGAALGRHPSVRFCAACTGATQVLVDCVVEDEHALYRFLTEDVAALGVTQAQTSVVLQPVRRGPMLVSDSVDVADL from the coding sequence GTGGCCATCTCGACCGACTTCGACGAACTCGACTCCCGTATCGCGGCGGCGCTGCAGGCGAACGGCCGTGCCAGCTGGGGGCTCATCGCGACCGTGCTCGACGCCCCCGTGCGCACGGTCGCGCGCCGCGGGCAGCGACTGCTCGACGTGGGGGCCGTGCGCGTCTCCACCTACCTCGACACGACGATGGTCGGCGACGCGCGTCCGCTCGTCATCCAGATCGGAACTCGACCCGGGCACGCCGTCGCCGTCGCGCGCGCCCTCGCCACCCGCACCGACGCCTCGAGCGTCTCGGTGCTGGAGAGCGGAGCCGACGTGATCTGCCAGCTGATGCCGCGTACCCCCGAGGACAGTGCGCGCCTGGTCGTGGAGGACCTCCCCGAACTCGATCACCTGGTCTCCGTGCGCGTCGGGACAGTGCTCAAGTACTTCCGGTCCGGGTTCGACTGGACCGCCATCCCTCTTCCGCCGGCTGTGCTCGCGCACCTGCGCAACGGCGTCAGCGACACGCCGCGTGCCGGGGGACGGATGGTCCTCTCCGCCGACGACGACCGACTCGTGGCCGTGCTCGCAGAGGATGGCCGCGCGACGGCGAGCGATGTCGCCGACCGCATCGGCGTCACGCCGCCGACCGTGAAGCGGCGACTCGACGCACTGCTGGGGGCGGGAGTCCTCCATGTGCGCACCGAGATCAGTCCGGCTCTGCACGGGCTGCGTGTCGAGGCGCTCACCTGGCTCCAGGTGTCTCCGGACCGGGTCGAGGAGGTCGGCGCCGCGCTCGGCCGGCACCCGTCCGTCCGCTTCTGCGCGGCGTGCACCGGGGCGACGCAGGTGCTGGTGGACTGCGTGGTGGAGGACGAGCACGCGCTCTACCGGTTCCTCACCGAGGATGTCGCGGCGCTCGGCGTGACGCAGGCGCAGACCTCGGTGGTGCTGCAGCCCGTCCGTCGCGGCCCGATGCTCGTCTCCGATTCGGTGGATGTGGCTGATTTGTAA
- the rarD gene encoding EamA family transporter RarD: MPPPSPRAADHRTSGLIFALSAHVLWGVLTLYFIALAPATAWEIVAWRVVFSLVFCALLLTVTRAWRPFIGLLRTPRILFTMALAGALIYVNWQTYVLATVTGHVVEAALGYFINPIVTILLGVLVQREGLRPAQWVAVGLSAVAVVVLAVGYGAFPWIALVLALSFGLYGLIKKRVGPAVDAVSGLTLETMWLTPVAVVQLVVVGMTAGITLGAYGVWHAVALAGAGVVTAVPLLFFAAASRRLPLVYMGFVQYITPLIQFLVGVFVLHEAMPPERWLGFGIVWLALVVLSADMILSARATRRDARLA; encoded by the coding sequence GTGCCACCACCTTCTCCCCGCGCGGCCGACCACCGCACCTCCGGACTGATCTTCGCCCTCTCCGCACATGTGCTGTGGGGTGTGCTGACCCTCTACTTCATCGCCCTGGCTCCGGCCACCGCGTGGGAGATCGTCGCCTGGCGGGTCGTGTTCTCGCTGGTCTTCTGCGCACTTCTGCTGACCGTCACGCGGGCGTGGCGTCCGTTCATCGGGCTGCTGCGCACCCCGCGCATCCTGTTCACGATGGCGCTCGCTGGAGCCCTCATCTATGTCAACTGGCAGACGTACGTGCTCGCCACCGTGACCGGCCACGTCGTCGAGGCGGCTCTCGGATACTTCATCAACCCGATCGTCACCATCCTGCTCGGGGTGCTCGTGCAGCGGGAGGGGCTGCGCCCGGCTCAGTGGGTGGCGGTCGGTCTGAGCGCCGTCGCGGTGGTCGTGCTGGCGGTCGGCTACGGGGCGTTCCCGTGGATCGCGCTGGTGCTCGCCTTGTCGTTCGGGCTCTACGGGCTGATCAAGAAGCGCGTCGGCCCCGCCGTCGACGCGGTCTCCGGTCTCACTCTCGAGACGATGTGGCTCACGCCTGTCGCGGTGGTGCAGCTCGTCGTCGTGGGCATGACCGCGGGCATCACCCTCGGGGCGTACGGCGTCTGGCACGCGGTCGCACTCGCCGGCGCGGGCGTGGTCACAGCGGTGCCTTTGCTGTTCTTCGCGGCGGCGTCGCGTCGCCTCCCCCTGGTGTACATGGGCTTCGTGCAGTACATCACCCCGCTCATCCAGTTCCTCGTCGGCGTGTTCGTGCTGCACGAGGCGATGCCGCCCGAGCGGTGGCTCGGATTCGGGATCGTCTGGCTCGCACTCGTCGTCCTCAGCGCCGACATGATCCTCTCCGCTCGCGCCACGCGCCGGGATGCGCGGCTAGCGTAG
- the groES gene encoding co-chaperone GroES encodes MSVSIKPLEDRIVIKQVEAEQTTASGLVIPDTAKEKPQEGEVVAVGPGRIDDNGNRIPLDVAVGDKVIYSKYGGTEVKFGGEDFLVLSARDVLAVVVR; translated from the coding sequence GTGTCGGTCTCCATCAAGCCGCTCGAAGATCGCATCGTCATCAAGCAGGTCGAGGCTGAGCAGACCACTGCGTCCGGTCTGGTCATCCCCGACACCGCCAAGGAGAAGCCGCAGGAGGGCGAGGTCGTCGCCGTGGGCCCCGGCCGCATCGACGACAACGGCAACCGCATCCCCCTCGACGTCGCCGTCGGCGACAAGGTCATCTACTCCAAGTACGGTGGCACCGAGGTCAAGTTCGGCGGCGAGGACTTCCTCGTGCTCTCGGCCCGCGACGTGCTCGCGGTCGTCGTCCGCTGA